Proteins found in one Bacillus subtilis subsp. subtilis str. 168 genomic segment:
- the glgA gene encoding glycogen (starch) synthase (Evidence 1a: Function from experimental evidences in the studied strain; PubMedId: 8145641, 15272305; Product type e: enzyme): MKILFAVSECTPFVKSGGLADVAGALPKALARLGNEVAVMLPKYSQIPEPWKKRMKKQAECTVAVGWRQQYCGIEHMAENDVNYYFIDNEYYFNRDSLYGHYDDGERFAFFSRAVLEAAKVVNVQADIVHTHDWHTAMVNYLLKEEYRKHPFYERMKSVLTIHNLQFQGIFPPDVTHDLLGLEMDHFHYERLECNGFVNFMKAGIIAADHVTTVSPTYRNEIMTPYYGEQLEQVLQYREDDVTGILNGIDDTFYQPKSDPYIEAQYDSGDLACKLENKTKLQQRMGLPEKNDIPLISMVTRLTKQKGLDLVRRIMHELLEEQDIQLVVLGTGEREFEDYFRYAEFAFHEKCRAYIGFDEPLAHQIYAGSDMFLMPSKFEPCGLGQLIALQYGAIPIVRETGGLYDTVRAYQEEEGTGNGFTFSAFNAHDLKFTIERALSFYCQQDVWKSIVKTAMNADYSWGKSAKEYQRIFEQVTRSGRDVLE, translated from the coding sequence TTGAAGATATTATTTGCTGTGTCAGAATGCACCCCATTTGTGAAATCAGGAGGTCTTGCCGATGTAGCAGGTGCTCTGCCAAAGGCGCTTGCGCGATTAGGCAATGAGGTAGCTGTGATGCTGCCGAAGTACAGCCAAATACCTGAACCGTGGAAAAAGCGTATGAAAAAACAGGCTGAGTGTACCGTAGCTGTCGGCTGGCGGCAGCAATATTGCGGAATTGAACATATGGCAGAGAATGATGTGAATTATTACTTCATCGACAATGAGTACTATTTCAACAGGGATTCGTTGTACGGGCATTATGATGACGGTGAGCGGTTTGCCTTTTTTTCAAGAGCTGTGCTGGAGGCTGCCAAAGTTGTGAATGTTCAAGCCGATATTGTTCATACTCACGATTGGCATACAGCGATGGTCAATTATTTGCTGAAAGAGGAGTACAGAAAACATCCTTTTTATGAACGGATGAAAAGCGTGCTCACGATCCACAACCTGCAGTTTCAAGGCATATTCCCTCCTGATGTCACACATGACTTGCTGGGTCTTGAGATGGATCATTTTCATTATGAAAGGTTAGAATGCAACGGATTTGTTAATTTTATGAAAGCGGGCATCATTGCGGCTGATCATGTGACAACTGTGAGCCCCACTTACAGAAATGAAATCATGACGCCGTATTATGGTGAGCAGTTGGAACAGGTTTTGCAATATAGGGAAGATGATGTAACCGGCATATTAAATGGCATTGATGATACGTTCTATCAGCCGAAAAGCGACCCTTATATAGAGGCGCAATACGATTCAGGGGATCTTGCATGCAAGCTGGAAAACAAAACGAAGCTTCAGCAGCGGATGGGGCTTCCAGAGAAAAACGATATTCCGCTGATCAGTATGGTGACAAGGCTCACTAAACAAAAGGGGCTTGATCTTGTCCGCAGAATTATGCACGAACTTCTTGAGGAGCAAGACATACAGCTGGTTGTGCTAGGCACAGGAGAACGTGAATTTGAAGATTATTTCCGGTATGCAGAATTTGCTTTTCATGAGAAGTGCCGGGCTTATATCGGGTTTGATGAGCCGCTAGCCCATCAAATTTATGCGGGCTCTGATATGTTTTTGATGCCGTCGAAATTTGAGCCGTGCGGTTTGGGGCAGCTCATTGCTCTTCAATATGGCGCCATTCCGATTGTCAGGGAAACGGGCGGTCTTTACGACACTGTCCGTGCCTATCAGGAGGAAGAGGGAACGGGCAATGGCTTTACGTTTTCCGCCTTTAATGCGCATGATCTGAAATTTACGATAGAAAGGGCGCTGTCGTTTTATTGCCAACAGGATGTATGGAAGAGCATCGTGAAGACCGCTATGAATGCAGATTACAGCTGGGGGAAGTCGGCTAAAGAGTATCAGC
- the glgD gene encoding glucose-1-phosphate adenylyltransferase (ADP-glucose pyrophosphorylase) beta subunit (Evidence 2a: Function from experimental evidences in other organisms; PubMedId: 8145641, 9244254; Product type e: enzyme), translated as MFNNQMLGVIDETTYKHSLQDLTAQRSLGAIPFAGRYRLIDFMLSNMVNADIRSVAIFPKYRYRSLMDHLGAGKEWDLHRKKDGLFFFPSPHLHHEYDEFGSFRQFSDHLDYFHRSTQQYAVISNSHTVCNIQFQYVLKRHQEVGCDVTEVFQDGQSLQIYIMSTTLLKDLIYGHSEKGYKTIQEAVEKESSALTICPYEYSGYAAVIDSVEKYYTHSMELIQPRFWQQVFLPQQPIYTKVKDEPPTKYGKHSTVKNSLVANGCVLEGEVENCILFRAVHVGKGTKLKNCIIMQKTQIGEDCLLEQVISDKDVKIGKATEAAGTAEQPLVLRKGLVQGELMNS; from the coding sequence GTGTTCAATAATCAAATGTTAGGTGTTATAGATGAAACCACATATAAGCATTCTCTTCAGGATTTAACAGCACAGCGGTCGCTCGGGGCGATCCCTTTTGCCGGCAGGTACCGACTGATTGATTTTATGCTTTCCAACATGGTGAATGCGGATATTAGGAGTGTTGCAATTTTTCCGAAGTATCGTTACCGTTCGCTCATGGATCACCTTGGGGCGGGTAAGGAATGGGATTTGCACCGGAAAAAGGACGGCCTCTTTTTTTTCCCGTCTCCCCATCTTCATCACGAATACGATGAATTCGGTTCCTTTCGCCAGTTTTCGGACCATCTAGATTACTTCCACAGAAGCACTCAGCAATATGCTGTAATCTCCAACAGCCATACCGTATGCAACATTCAATTTCAATATGTGCTGAAACGCCATCAGGAGGTTGGCTGCGACGTCACCGAGGTATTTCAGGACGGCCAGTCGCTGCAAATCTATATCATGTCAACAACGCTTTTAAAGGATCTGATCTACGGACATAGCGAAAAAGGCTATAAAACCATTCAGGAGGCTGTTGAAAAGGAATCTTCCGCCCTGACCATTTGCCCTTATGAATATTCAGGTTATGCCGCTGTCATTGATTCGGTGGAAAAATATTATACCCACAGTATGGAGCTCATTCAGCCTCGTTTTTGGCAGCAGGTGTTTTTGCCGCAGCAGCCGATCTATACAAAAGTGAAGGATGAGCCGCCTACGAAATACGGAAAGCACAGCACTGTCAAAAATTCTTTGGTGGCAAACGGCTGTGTGCTTGAAGGAGAGGTTGAAAACTGCATTTTGTTCAGGGCGGTCCATGTCGGAAAGGGTACGAAGCTGAAAAACTGCATTATTATGCAAAAAACGCAGATTGGAGAGGATTGTCTTCTTGAGCAGGTCATTTCGGATAAGGATGTTAAAATCGGCAAGGCGACGGAAGCTGCAGGAACAGCTGAGCAGCCGCTTGTATTAAGAAAAGGTTTGGTGCAAGGAGAGCTGATGAATTCTTGA